One Ilumatobacter coccineus YM16-304 genomic window, AGCAGGTCTACTCGTACCCGGTCGCCGACGTCCCCGACCGGATGTTCACCGACGACCTGTCGTGGGACAAGGGCGAGACCCACACGAACGACACCGAGTCGTTCCTCCCGCTCCGGACGCTGCAGCGCCTCGCCGACGACGGCCGGATCGGCCGCGTCAACGACCGGTTCTTCGGCGTGCCGACCGAGTACAGCCAGCGCAAGACGGGTCTCGACGCCGAACAGATCGGCGAGTGGTGCGCCGACGACGGTGTCGACGTCGCGCTGCTCGTCCCGCTTTGACCGGTCTGTCACCAGACCGTGAGTCTGGTCGCACGCCATCTCGAAGCGCAGGGCATCGCCACGATCGTCGTCGGCAGCGCCCGTGACATCGTCGAAGAGTGCGGGGTCGCTCGCTTCCTGTTCGTCGACTACCCGTTGGGCAACCCGACGGGCAAGCCCGACGACGCCGACGACCACCGGTTCATCGTGTCGACCGCGCTCGACGTGCTCGAATCGGCGATCCTGCCGCGCACGACGGTGCAGGCTCCGGTGCACTGGGGCAACGACGACTGGCGGGACGCGTTCATGCCGGTGACCGACGAGAACCGGGCGTTCCTCATGGCGCAGGGCGACAAGCGCCGGGCGGCGCAGGCGGCCGGCAAGTAGCCGGTCGGAGGTAGCCGGTCAGATGACGTCGAACGACCAGCGGTACGAGCGAGCGCCGTTCTCGCGACCGTCTTCGATCCGCCAGTAGATCACCTGCGCGTTGTGGCGCCCTTCGGTGAACTCTTCGATGGGGGCGCCCTCCGACGGTTGGAAGCTGATCCGTGCGTTGCCCGGATCGAACACCGCCGTGGTCGGGTCTGTGGTCTGCTGCTGGCCGGGCTCGATGTCGTCGCGCACCTCGCCGAGGCGACTCGTCTCGAGTTCGATCCCGTCGATGACGAGCACGGCCTCGTAGCCGAACTCGAGGTCGACCATGATGTTCCCCTGCTGGAGCACCTGGATCGCGTTCTCGACCGGTGAGATCTCCTCGATCTCGTCGGGTCGGTCGATGCCGTCGGTGCCGGTCAGTGCTGACCCGACTCCCCAGGCGATGAGCGCCAGCCCGGCAGCGATGACGAAACATGCTGCGAGCAGGCCCTTGTCGACGCGCTTTCGGGGCGCGGCGGCACCGGTGTCGCCGTCGTCGGCCGACTCGATCGGCTCGATCTCGGCGGCGACGTCGAGGTCGTCGGGAGCGTCACTCACACAACCAGTGTGCCTGGCACCGTCGCCGATCGCGCAGGCGGTAGCGTTTTGCGTCTGGTGGCGAACATGGGATCTGAACAAGCTGACAATGGCCTCGACGGCCGCGTACTGGCCGACCGGTACCAGGTCGTTCGCGCCGGTCGACCCGGTGCGAACTCGGTCATCGCCGATGCCATCGACCTGCAGGCCGATCGCCCGGTCACGGTCAAGATCGTGCTGCCGGAGTTCGCCGCCGACGACGAGTTCCGCCGCAAGTTCCGACGCCTCGCCGAGCTGTCGAACGCGCTGACGCATCCGAACATCGCCTCAGTGCTCGACTGGGGCGAAGTCGAGTACGAGGGCGAGTCGACCGTGTTCTGGACCGTCGAGGCCCTCGGTGGAGGAAGCCTCCGCGATCTGCTCGATCGTGGCCGGCTGCTCGAACCGGGCCAGGCGTTGGTCGTCGGCCTCGAGGCGTGCCGAGCGCTCGACGCCGCCCACCAGAAGGGCATGTTCCACACCGAACTCACCCCGTCGAAGATGGTGTTCGGCGCCGACCGCCGCTTGCGCGTGATCGATTTCGGCATGGCCCGACTGCTCGGCGAGACCGTGTGGAGCGACGTGGCCAACGTGCCCACCCACGTGGCTCGCTACGCCTCACCCGAGCAGGCGCTCGGCCTCAACATCGACGCGAAGACCGACGTCTACGCCCTGTCGCTGGTGCTCGTCGAGTCGGTCACGGGAGCTGTGCCGTTCGCCGGCGACTCCACCCAGGCCACGCTCGCCAGCCGGATCGACAAGCTGCTCCCGGTGTCGGCCGACCTCGGTTCGCTCGCTGCGGTGCTCGAACGCGCCGGTCGCCCCGAATCCGCCGACCGGTTCACGGCTGCGGAGTTCGGTCGTGCACTGGTGCAGGCCGCCGGCAAGCTGCCCAAGCCCGAACCGATCCCGATCATCGCCACCGGCCTGTTCGACACGACCACGATGCGTCGCCCGTCCGACCCCACCGGCGGCGTCGAACGCCCGCCCGAGGCGCCCGAGCCCGAGACCGAGTCCGACACGCCGGAGCCCGAGACGCCCGAGCCCGACACCGTGCCCGAGCCGGTCGCGGTGCCCGAGCCGGAATCGCCCGCCGCCGACGATGCCGCGGACGCGCCCCCGACCGACGATGCCGAAACGCCCGACGATGCCGCACCTGCCGATGATGCCGAGCCGACCGATGATGCCGAGCCGACCGATGATGCCGCACCTGCCGACGACCTGCGGCTGATCTCCGACACCGGCCCGAACGGCACCGAACAGATGCCCGCCGCGGTCGCCGACTCCGCGCTGGCCGCCACGTCGCCGACCACAGCGCTTGGCATCACCGAACCCGACGAGATCGTCGAGCCGGCGATTCCGGCACCGGCAGCGTCACCGATCTTCGACGATCCCGACTTCGTCGAACCGCGCGACGGCACCGGCGAGATCTACGACGACCGGCCTCGCCGACGACGCAAAGGTCCGATCGTCCTGCTCGTGCTGCTCCTGCTCGCCGGCCTCGGTGGGCTGGCCTACGCCGGATCGTTGCTGCTCCAGACCAAGTCGTTCGAGGTCCCCGTCCTCGCCGGCACCGCCGAAGGCCCTGCCCGCAACCAGATCGAAGGCAACGGTTGGGAGATCTCGATCGAACGCGAGCGCAGCGACACGTTCCCCGAGCCCGGCACGGTCATCCGCACCGAGCCCGGTCCCGGGGTCGACCTCGAAGAAGGCGAGGCGATCACGCTGGTGCTGTCCGACGGGTTCGAGTTCCGGGCGCTTCCCGATGTCACGAACCTCACGGCCGAGGCGGCGCGAGCGCAGCTCGAAGATCTGCTGCTGGTCGTCACCGAGGCACCCGAACGGGAGTTCTCCGAAGACGTACCCGCCGGGACGGTCATCGCATGGCAGGTCGTCGGCAACGCCACCCTCGAAGCGGGTGCCAACGTGCTGCCCGGCGACGCGGTGGAGCTCACCGTGTCGAAGGGCCCGGAGCCACGACAAACGCCCGATGTGGCGGGGTCGACGCTCGACGAGGCCACCGCGGCACTCGCCGAGCTGCAACTCGAGATCGCCGTCGGCGACGAAGTGTTCAGTGACGAGGTCGAGATCGGCCGCATCGTGGCGCAGTCACCCGCCGTGGGCGAGCAGATCGAACGGGGCGGCGTCGTCACCGTGCAGGTCTCGAAGGGCCCCGACTTCATCGCGCTGCCCGACCTCGATGGCCTCGGCTATCGAGAAGCCGAGGAGCTCCTGCTCTCGACCGGCTTCGAGATCGGAACGCTGCTCGGCACCACCGACGGCACGTTCGTGCAGTTGACGATCGACGGCGAGGAGGTGGCGGTCGGTACCGAGTACCGCCGCGGCCAGGTCGTCGACGTCATCTTCCTGTAACCGTCCTTTCGCCCCGACGACTCGTCGTTCACTACGGTTCTGGAATGACGTCACTCGATGGCCGAGTCGCAATCATCACCGGCGCTGGCCGGGGGATCGGACGAGAGCACGCGCTCTACTTCGCGTCGCAGGGAGCTCGCGTCGTCGTCAACGACCTCGGTGGCGCCAACGACGGCGCCGGGTCCGACGACACTCCCGCCGAGGAGGTCGCGGCCGAGATCCGCGCCGCCGGCGGCGAAGCGATCGCCAACCACGACAACGTCGCCGACTGGACCGGTGCGGAGCAGATGGTGCAGACGGCCATCGACGCGTACGGCGACCTCGACATCCTCGTCAACAACGCCGGGATCCTGCGCGATCGCACGATCGTCAACATGACCGAGGCCGAGTGGGACGACGTCGTCGCCGTCCACATGAAAGGCCACTTCGTTCCGACCCGTCACGCGGCCGTCTACTGGCGCGCCGAGCACAAGGCCGGACGTTCGAAGCGCCGCAACCTCGTCAACACGTCGAGCACGTCGGGTCTGTTCTCCAACCCGGGCCAGGCCAACTACGGGGCTGCGAAGTCGGGCATCGCCACGTTCAGCCAGATCGCGGCAAAAGAACTCGAGCGCTACGGCGTGGTGAGCAACTGCATCGCTCCCGGCGCTCGCACCCGGCTCACCCTGGCCACCCCAGGACTCGAAGAGATCATGTCGCCCGACGGTCCCGGCTTCGACGTGTGGGACCCGGCCAACATCTCGCCGCTCGTCGCCTACCTGAGCACCGAGCAGTGTGCGTTCAACGGCGAGACGTTCTTCGTCCAGGGTGGCGCCGTCAAGCGAGTCGAGTCGTGGATGATGTCGGATTCGGTCGAGCAGTCCGAACGATGGACGGTCGAAGGGCTGGCCGAGGCGTTGGCCCCGCTCGCCGATCCCGACGCCGCGAATGCCAGCTGAGCAGGCACTATCGTCATCGCCATGTCCTACCCGTTTCTCTCCGAAGAATGGATGAGCGCAGCACGCGCCATCCGTGAGAAGTACGCCGACCAGGTGCCCGAGGTCGAGGCCGACCTGCGCATCAACCAGGTGATCCAAGAGGTTCCGTTCGGCGACGGTGAGGTCGAGAGCTACCTCGACACCTCGTCGGGCAAGGTCGTGATGGAACTCGGCTCGCTCGACGAACCCGACGTGACGATCACCACCGACTACGACACCGCTCGAGCGCTCTTCGTCGACCAGGACCCGGCGATCGCCATGCAAGCGTTCATGAACGGCAAGGTCAAGGTCCAGGGCGACATGATGAAGCTCATGGCCATGCAGACGGCGCTCCCGTCCAACGAGTTCTCCGAGAAGATCGCTCAGGAGATCAAGGACATCACCGAAGGGTGACCGCTGCGCTGCATCGCCGTCTGGCCGTCGGCATCGTGGGAGCACTCGTGCTCGCATCCTGTGGCTCCGACGACGTCGAACCGCTGGAGTCACCGGTCGGGCTCGACATCGACGAGGTCGACGAGATCCTCGCCGAGCTGACCGACGCCGGATTCTGCGACCCCGCCGACGTCGACGACCTCGGCCTGGTCACCGCCATGCACTTCGTCGTGCAGGGCCAGATCCAGGCGCCGTGCTATGCCGACGGTGGGCTCGACGACCAGCGGCTGCTCGCCGCGTGGGACGGGCTCACCTCGATCACCCCGAGCGAACTCGTCTCCGACGTGAGCCTCCTCGCCGGGTTCGAACCCTGCAGCGACTGCGACACGCTCGCGTTCGTCTCCGCACTCGACGAGGAGTCGTCGTTCTTCCTCATGGCGGTCGACGTCGTGTCGGGCGACGACGACCCGAACGAACTCCTGCTCACGATGCAACACGAGCTCACCCACGTGTTCAACCAGAAGCCCGGTTCCCAACTCGATCTCGACGTCGACCCCGACTCGTGCGACACGTACTTCAACGGCACGGGCTGCTTCACCGACGACTCGTACATGGCTGCGTGGATCGAGGAGTTCTGGTCCGACGACCTGCTCGACGAACTCCCGGCCGACGGTGCGCCCAACGACGACGACACGGCCGCCGACCTGTGCGACGCCGAACCGACCTTCCTCGGCTCGTATGCGGCAACCCATCCCGAAGAGGACTTCGCCGAGTCGTTCTCGGCCTACGTGTTCGACATCGACGTTCCCGACAGCCTCGGCGAGAAGATGGCGTTCTTCGACGACTACCCCGAGTTCGTCGAGATCCAGCGCAACGCCGAGGCGGCGGGTCTGTCGGGTCTGCCGAACAACTTCGACGTCTGCGGCTGACGCGAGTTCAGTCGCGCGTGATCGTCGCGGTCGATGTGGTGACCGAGTCGAGGAACGCGTGGTCGATCTCGAACCCGAACCCCGGCGAGCGCGGCACGGTCACGTGGCCGTCGGTGATGGTGATCGGGTCGACGACGATGTCACGCTCGTAGAATCGGGTCGACGCGCTGATGTCGCCGGGCAACGTGAAGCCGGGAAGCGCCGCGAGCATGGCGTTGGCGGCGCGGCCGATGCCGGTCTCGAGCATGCCGCCGCACCAGACCGGCACGCCGCGGTCGACGCACAGATCGTGGATGCGAACCGCCTCCAGGTAGCCGCCGACGCGGCCCGGCTTGATGTTGGCGATCTCGCAGGCGCCGAGCTCGATGGCGTCGGCCGTGCCGCTCGCCGAGACCAGTGACTCGTCGAGGCAGATCGGCGTCTCGACCTCGTCGGCGAGACGGGCGTGGCCGATGATGTCGTGTTCGGGCAGTGGCTGCTCGATGAGCAACATGTCGAACTCGTCGAGCCTCGCCAGGTGGCGTCCGTCGGTGCGGGTGTACGCCGTGTTGGCGTCGACCTGCAGCGGCATGTCGGGGCCGATCAGCTCGCGCACGGCAGCGACGTGCTCGATGTCGGCTCCCGGTTCGATCTTGAGCTTGATGCGGACGTAGCCGTCGTCGACGTACCGCTGGACGGTGGCGAGCAGATCGTCGACGTCGTCGTGGATCCCGACGCTCACGCCGCTGGGGATGGTGGTGGCCGTGGCGCCGATGTGGTCACCGAACGACACGCCGGCCGCCCGGAGCTGTGCGTCGAGCAGCGCCATCTCGAGCGCTCCCTTGGCCATGGGATGGCCGTGCAGCGTGGCGAGCCGGGTGGCCACGTCGGACGCGTGGAGGTCGTCGCCGGTAAGCAGCCGACCGAGCAGATGCTCGGTGATGACGTGCTGCGCCCCGTCGACGTACTCGGGGGAGTAGGTCGGTTCGGTCAGCGCCACGCACTCACCCCACCCTTCGGTGGAGCTGCCGTCGGTCGAGCGCCAGTCGACCCGCACCAGCAGAATGTCGCGCTCGCGCTCGACGCCGAAACTGGTCCGGAACGGCGACACCAGCGGCAGCGCGATCCGGCGCAGTTCGACCCGCTCGACGCGACCCGGCTCCAAGCCGCTCACGAGCCCACCTCGATGACGTACTCGCCGTTGCGGGTGAAGCCGACGATGCGGTCGCCGCGCTCGATCGCCTCGCTCAGCGCGGCGCGCGATCGCTGACGCCACTGCTTCACGTCGTTCGGGTCGGTGCGGCGCAGCGTGACGATGTCGTCGGGCGTCGGAACCAGCAGGTGGTCGGCGCCCGAGGCGATCAGCTCCGAACCGTCGCGGAGCGGCGCGTTCGGGTCGGTCGCGACGCTCCATGCGACGAGCAGTCGGTCGGACTCGTCGCCCTGGTTGATCGCGTCGCTCATCTCGCCGTAGAACGACGGCAGGTACTCGTGGACCTCGGCGCCGAGCACGGCGATGTTGAACCACGCGTTGCGCCGCACGAGCGGGTCGTACGTCCACACGATCCAGTCGATGCCCTGGTCGGCGGCCCACGCCTGCTGGTGGAGCTTCATCGCCCGCCCGAGCCCGGTCTTGCGGGCGCCCGGCAGCAAGCCGGTGATGTGGCTGTGCAGCGCCGGCTGGTCGAGGTGGCGCGCCAGGATCGCGACCGACGCTCCCAGGATGCGCTCTTCGCCTCCGCGGGAGTCGTAGGCGGCGCTGACGTAGCCGTTCGAGTGCGACACGGCCATCAGCATCTCGATCGTGACGAGCTCGGTGACCGAGCCCCACACCTGGCGGAAGACCTCGACGAGGCCGACCATCTCGTCGGCGCGGTGCAGTGTGCGGATCTCGATGCCGTCGGGCGGATGCAGACCGCCGTCGTCGATCGTGTCGTCGGTTCCTGATGTCTCGATGGTGCTCATGCAACTCCGTTGTCGCTGGCGGTGGTCGTGTGCTGGTGCGGCGCAGCGTCGAACGTGCCGCGGGCAATACGGTACGCGCTGCGCACCGCCAGCGCCTCACGAATCTCGGGGCCGACGTCGTCGCTGAACTCGGAGCGATACGTGTCGTCGGTGGTGAGCACGACGGTGAAGTACATGCCGGAGAACGCGCCGAGGAAGATCGACACCCGCAGGAGTGCTTCGGAGAGGATCAACGTGCGCCCGCCGAGCCCGGTGGAGACGAGCACGTTGATGTCGTCGAGGCGAGTCCAGGCCAGTGCGGTCGGCTCGGTGACCGAGAAGAAGCCGAAGCCGACGAAGAACACGGTGAGCGCCAACGTGACCAGGGTGATCTGCAGCGCCTGTCCGAACAGCACGACGAGGCCGATGTTGAGGCGCTGTCGGATCCGGAGCGGGTCGGTGGGATGTGCGTCGCTGTCGGGGACGGCGAGGTGAGCGGCGGGCGTGTCGTCGAGGTGAGCCCGAACGTCGTCCCAGCTCGCGAACGTGTTCACGTCTCGGATCACGCTCGGCACCCGGCTCAGCGCGAACGTCGCTCCCAACCCGAAGAACGTGAAGATCACCACCAGGTACGGCAGCCCGTAGAGGGTGCCGGCCAGCTCCCACACCTCCGCGTTGATGAACAAGAACGTGTTGAACAGCAGCAGCAACGGAAGCGCCCTGGCGACGAGGGAGCCGAGGCTCGAGAGCTGCTGCGCGCCTCGTCGGGAGGCCCACTTGAGCAGCGGACCGACGCCGTAGGCCGACCAGAGATAGATGACGGCGAGCAGGACGAGCGCGACGACGACGTTCTCGATGGCATCTTCGACCTGGCCGAACAGCAACACCGGGAGCGGCGGCCCGAGCACGAACAGCGCCAGCTCGGGCGGGTCGATGTCGGTCGGTCGGGCGAACGTGGCCACGCCGCGCAGCCGGTTGCTGATCGCCCACGCCGCGGCGAGCATCACCACGACCAGCGCCGCGGCGGCGAGGTTCTCGGCGAGCGACCATTCGTAGAGGTCGAGCGCGTTGAATCCGAGCAGCAGATAGGCGACCACCAGCAGCGGCAGCGCGCGGGTCCACGCATCGAGAATCGAGCCGTCGGTCTTGCGCTCGACGAAGTGCGGCACGCCGCGACCGACGAACCATCGCTCGATCTCGATCAGGTCGTGGTCGACCGCGTCGGTCGCGCGTTCCGCTGGGTCGGTCACGCTGCTGAACCTACTCGCCATCATTCACACTGAACGGTTCGTCAAATTGGGTGCACGGTGGCCGTTGCGCCGATAGGCATGTCGTCGTATGGCACGCATTCTCGTCACGGAAGAAATCGCAGAAGGCGGCCTCGACCGCCTCCGAGCGATCGGTCACGACGTCGACGTCCAGGTCGGGCTGTCGCCTGACGAGCTGGTCTCGACCATTCCCGGTGCCTCGGCGCTGATCATTCGCTCGGCGACCCAGGTCACCGACGAGGTGCTCGCCGCCGCAACCGACCTGATGGTCGTCGGTCGCGCCGGTATCGGGCTCGACAACGTCGACGTCCCGTCGGCGACCGCTCGCGGCGTCATGGTGGTCAACGCCCCGCAGTCGAACATCGTGTCGGCTGCCGAACACACGATGGCGCTCCTGCTCGCTTCGGCGCGCAACGTGCCCCAGGCCCACGCCGCACTCGTCGAGGGCCGCTGGGAGCGCAGCAAGTGGGAAGGCGTCGAACTCGTCGACAAGACGCTCGGCGTCGTCGGCCTCGGCCGCATCGGCAAGCTCGTCGCCGACCGAGCCAAGGGCTTCGGCATGCGCCTCGTCGCCTACGACCCCTTCGTCTCCGAAGACCGCGCCCGTCAGATGGGCGTCGAGCTGCTCGAACTCGATCAGCTCGTTGCGGAGTCCGATTTCCTCACCGTGCACCTGCCGAAGACCCCCGAGACGTTGGGCCTCATCAACCGTGACCTGCTCGTCAAGGCCAAGCCGTCGCTGCGCATCATCAACGTGGCTCGCGGTGGCATCGTCGACGAGGCCGACCTCGCCGAGTGCCTCAACGACGGCATCGTCGCCGGTGCGGCACTCGACGTGTTCTCGACCGAGCCGATGACCGAGTCGCCGCTCTTCTCGATCCCGTCCGTGGTGGTCACCCCGCACCTCGGTGCCAGCACCCGTGAAGCACAGGACAAGGCCGGCGACACGATCGCCACGATGGTCGAGCTGGCGCTCGCCGGAGACTTCGTGCCGTTCGCGGTCAACGTCAACGCCGCCGAGGCCAACGAGACCATCCGGCCGTACCTGCCGCTCGCCGAGCGTCTCGGCAGCCTGTTCCAGTCGCTCGTCGGTGCCACCCCCGACGTGCTCGAGGTCTGTGTCGAAGGCGAGATCGCCGGATACGACACCCGCATCCTCGAGCTCGCCGTGCTGAAGGGCTACTTCGGCTCGATCACCTCCGACCCGGTCACCTACGTCAACGCTCCGCAGCTGGCGAAGGACCGCGGGCTCGAAGTGCGTGAGGTCAACTGCGCCACGTCGGCCGACTACGTCAACCTGCTCACGATCCAGGGCGGCGGCCACAAGATCAGCGGCACGCTGAGCGGCCCGAAGGCCGAGCAGCGCGTCGTCAACATCGACGACGTGCCGTTCGACGTGCCGCCGGTCGACAACATGGTCGTCATCACCAACGACGACCGCCCCGGCGTCATCGGCACCGTGGGAACGTTGCTCGGTTCGGCCGAGGTCAACATCGCCGACATGGACGTGAGCCGCACCGACGACTCGACGGCCGTGATGCTGATCGCACCGACCAAGACGGTGCCGGCCGAGGTGCTCGACGACCTGCGTCAGGCCCCCGGCATCATCAGCGTCATCACGCTCTCGACCTGAGGCTGGCGGCGGTCTTCTCGGCTTCGGCGCGGGCCGCTTCGGCGAAGTCGTCGCCCGCGCTGGCGTAGAGGATCGCTCGCGACGAGCTCACGATCAGGCCGCGTCCCGCAGCGGACGCCCCGTGTTCCATCACGGTGGCGGCGTCGCCCCCCTGCGCGCCGACACCGGGGACGAGCAGCGGGAGATCGCCGACGATCGTGCGCACGT contains:
- the menC gene encoding o-succinylbenzoate synthase, with amino-acid sequence MSGLEPGRVERVELRRIALPLVSPFRTSFGVERERDILLVRVDWRSTDGSSTEGWGECVALTEPTYSPEYVDGAQHVITEHLLGRLLTGDDLHASDVATRLATLHGHPMAKGALEMALLDAQLRAAGVSFGDHIGATATTIPSGVSVGIHDDVDDLLATVQRYVDDGYVRIKLKIEPGADIEHVAAVRELIGPDMPLQVDANTAYTRTDGRHLARLDEFDMLLIEQPLPEHDIIGHARLADEVETPICLDESLVSASGTADAIELGACEIANIKPGRVGGYLEAVRIHDLCVDRGVPVWCGGMLETGIGRAANAMLAALPGFTLPGDISASTRFYERDIVVDPITITDGHVTVPRSPGFGFEIDHAFLDSVTTSTATITRD
- a CDS encoding SDR family oxidoreductase encodes the protein MTSLDGRVAIITGAGRGIGREHALYFASQGARVVVNDLGGANDGAGSDDTPAEEVAAEIRAAGGEAIANHDNVADWTGAEQMVQTAIDAYGDLDILVNNAGILRDRTIVNMTEAEWDDVVAVHMKGHFVPTRHAAVYWRAEHKAGRSKRRNLVNTSSTSGLFSNPGQANYGAAKSGIATFSQIAAKELERYGVVSNCIAPGARTRLTLATPGLEEIMSPDGPGFDVWDPANISPLVAYLSTEQCAFNGETFFVQGGAVKRVESWMMSDSVEQSERWTVEGLAEALAPLADPDAANAS
- a CDS encoding PASTA domain-containing protein, which encodes MGSEQADNGLDGRVLADRYQVVRAGRPGANSVIADAIDLQADRPVTVKIVLPEFAADDEFRRKFRRLAELSNALTHPNIASVLDWGEVEYEGESTVFWTVEALGGGSLRDLLDRGRLLEPGQALVVGLEACRALDAAHQKGMFHTELTPSKMVFGADRRLRVIDFGMARLLGETVWSDVANVPTHVARYASPEQALGLNIDAKTDVYALSLVLVESVTGAVPFAGDSTQATLASRIDKLLPVSADLGSLAAVLERAGRPESADRFTAAEFGRALVQAAGKLPKPEPIPIIATGLFDTTTMRRPSDPTGGVERPPEAPEPETESDTPEPETPEPDTVPEPVAVPEPESPAADDAADAPPTDDAETPDDAAPADDAEPTDDAEPTDDAAPADDLRLISDTGPNGTEQMPAAVADSALAATSPTTALGITEPDEIVEPAIPAPAASPIFDDPDFVEPRDGTGEIYDDRPRRRRKGPIVLLVLLLLAGLGGLAYAGSLLLQTKSFEVPVLAGTAEGPARNQIEGNGWEISIERERSDTFPEPGTVIRTEPGPGVDLEEGEAITLVLSDGFEFRALPDVTNLTAEAARAQLEDLLLVVTEAPEREFSEDVPAGTVIAWQVVGNATLEAGANVLPGDAVELTVSKGPEPRQTPDVAGSTLDEATAALAELQLEIAVGDEVFSDEVEIGRIVAQSPAVGEQIERGGVVTVQVSKGPDFIALPDLDGLGYREAEELLLSTGFEIGTLLGTTDGTFVQLTIDGEEVAVGTEYRRGQVVDVIFL
- a CDS encoding glycine/sarcosine/betaine reductase selenoprotein B family protein, whose translation is MAERSDRQVSHRSFVSYIDKSREYYAAHGYEQPYRWAAFDEVPFAPLTRPLAESNVAVVTTSFLHHHDSHFGAPATDKQVYSYPVADVPDRMFTDDLSWDKGETHTNDTESFLPLRTLQRLADDGRIGRVNDRFFGVPTEYSQRKTGLDAEQIGEWCADDGVDVALLVPL
- the serA gene encoding phosphoglycerate dehydrogenase, which codes for MARILVTEEIAEGGLDRLRAIGHDVDVQVGLSPDELVSTIPGASALIIRSATQVTDEVLAAATDLMVVGRAGIGLDNVDVPSATARGVMVVNAPQSNIVSAAEHTMALLLASARNVPQAHAALVEGRWERSKWEGVELVDKTLGVVGLGRIGKLVADRAKGFGMRLVAYDPFVSEDRARQMGVELLELDQLVAESDFLTVHLPKTPETLGLINRDLLVKAKPSLRIINVARGGIVDEADLAECLNDGIVAGAALDVFSTEPMTESPLFSIPSVVVTPHLGASTREAQDKAGDTIATMVELALAGDFVPFAVNVNAAEANETIRPYLPLAERLGSLFQSLVGATPDVLEVCVEGEIAGYDTRILELAVLKGYFGSITSDPVTYVNAPQLAKDRGLEVREVNCATSADYVNLLTIQGGGHKISGTLSGPKAEQRVVNIDDVPFDVPPVDNMVVITNDDRPGVIGTVGTLLGSAEVNIADMDVSRTDDSTAVMLIAPTKTVPAEVLDDLRQAPGIISVITLST
- a CDS encoding SCP2 sterol-binding domain-containing protein, producing MSYPFLSEEWMSAARAIREKYADQVPEVEADLRINQVIQEVPFGDGEVESYLDTSSGKVVMELGSLDEPDVTITTDYDTARALFVDQDPAIAMQAFMNGKVKVQGDMMKLMAMQTALPSNEFSEKIAQEIKDITEG